A segment of the Acidimicrobiales bacterium genome:
CAACGAGTAGCGCAAAGGCATCAGCTGCATAAGCGTCCCAGGCTTCGACCTCGCCGCCGGCCTCCTGGGCCGCTCTCATCAACCGGTCGGCCTCACGCTCGAGGCGGGTCAGGAACGGCACACCGGTCTCCGGAGCCAGCACGCCCGTGAAGGCGATCATGCCGAAGTCGTTGCGCCACGCCCGGCACGTCCGGGCCTTGACCTGCCGCTGGTGCAGCTCTTCGGGCTTGATCGCCTCGAGACGGACGTCGCGGGCCTTCTCCTTGAGCCGGCGGAGGTCACCCTCCCTGGCAAGGTCCAACAGCTCCCTCTCTGAGCCGGGGACCTCGCCGGCGGTGTCGAGAATCTCGCCCGCCTGGTCCATCGACACCTCGCCGGCGAGCAGCGCGTCACGGGTGTCGGGATGATCGCCGAGCTTGCCGGCGTTGGTGAGGGACTTGCGAGCTTGGCCGGGGGTGGTGCC
Coding sequences within it:
- a CDS encoding DUF222 domain-containing protein; this encodes MVRLREVALSSSIVAAAAALREALCGFDPGVFSGDDCARIAEELTKTEKVCAGAGRLAALRASECKAHQARGFNDAADWLAKQTGTTPGQARKSLTNAGKLGDHPDTRDALLAGEVSMDQAGEILDTAGEVPGSERELLDLAREGDLRRLKEKARDVRLEAIKPEELHQRQVKARTCRAWRNDFGMIAFTGVLAPETGVPFLTRLEREADRLMRAAQEAGGEVEAWDAYAADAFALLVGGADGSKPRPGQTDLTIVCDLRAWRRGHAHEGEPCHILDAVRYRSTWPRSFPRTPS